A stretch of Channa argus isolate prfri chromosome 16, Channa argus male v1.0, whole genome shotgun sequence DNA encodes these proteins:
- the LOC137100961 gene encoding protein unc-79 homolog isoform X9, which produces MSTKAEQFASKIRYLQEYHNRVQHNIYPVPSGTDIANTLKYFSQTLLSILSRTGRKENQEASNLAVPMTMCLFPVPFPLTPSLRPQVSSINPTVTRSLLYSVLRDAPSDRGGQGQQSRDAQLSEYPSLDYQGLYVTLVTLLDLVPLLQHGQHDLGQSIFYTTACLLPFLSDDILSTLPYTMISTLATFPPFLHKDIIEYLSTSFLPMAILGSTRREAGVPAYVNLSASSMLMIAMQYTSNPVYHCQLLECLMKHKQEVWKDLLYVISYGPSQVKPPAVQMLFHYWPNLKPPGAISEYRGLQYTAWNPIHCQHIECHNAINKPAVKMCIDPTLSVALGDKPPPLYICEECSQRIAGDHAEWLVDVLLPQAEISAICQKKNCSSHVRRAVVTCFSAGCCGRHGNRPVRYCKRCHVNHHSSEVGAAAETHLYQTSPPPINTRECGAEELVCTVEAVISLLKEAEIHAEQREFELNRRRQMGLSASHHSLDNIEFDNKEDDQHDQRLLSQFGIWFLVSLCTPNENTPTESLARLVSMVFQWFHSTAYMMDDEVGSLVEKLKPQFVTKWLKTVCEVRFDVMVMCLLPKPAEFARVGGYWDKSCSTVTQLKEGLNRILCLIPYNVISQPLWECFMPEWLEAIRTEVPDHQLKEFREVLSKMFDIELCPLPFSMEEMFGFISCRFSGYPASVQEQALLWLHVLSELDIVVPLQLLIGMFSDGVNSLKELANQRKARVSDLTGNTGTRRSCVLRLQVSVVSDPGRRGQHNTLSPFPSPFRSPFRSPLRCSPFKNLGHATGHCALDLDCDDDDMNLGCFILMFDLILKQMELQDDGVMLGLDSSLGKDIVGIINNVFQAPWGGSHTCQKDEKALECSLCQSSILCYQLGCELLERLTPREEIRLVEPTDNLEETLLMPQPGFCFGVENESEEGDNPSGTNTDNPSNHSPDNAPMKNNSDKKFSYQQLPVSLKLIYTILQEMSKFEEPDILFNMLNCLKILCLQGECLYIARKDHPQFLAYIQEKMLIPCLWSMLKSEFCQLAHLAVPQLLHALSLSHGADIFWNLINTNFNNKDWKIRFEAVEKVAVLCRFLDIGAVTKNHLLKYSLAHAFCCFLASVEDVNPAVATRARLLLDTIKRPALQGLCLCMDFQFDTVVRDRPVILSKLLLLHFLKKDVPALSWEFFVNRFETLSLEAQLHLDCNKEFPFPTTITAVRTNVANLSDAAMWKIRRARFARNRQKSVRSLRDSVKGQTVSKRAFSLPESLSNRLPRFLPHFNPDASAPLVGQTPSPEDDSIIRDLLPEDAGIDHQTVHQLIMVLMKFMSKDQSSAEADIGSAKAFNTVKRHLYVLLGYDQQEGCFMIAPQKMRTSTCFNAFIAGIAQVMDYNISLGKQLLPLVVQVLKYCTCPQLRHYFQQPPRCSLWALKPHIRQMWLKALLVILYKYPYRDMDGSKVVLHLIHITINTLNAQYHSCRPHATAGPLYSDNSNVSRYSEKEKEEDSVFDESDVHDTPTGAANKESQTFFARLKRIGGSKSVKYQPVELNAKKSEIELSEYRESSVLQDSILHCVREESTRKKRLQAMHKQKSLDISNTDSILFNLDEHRRKSCIDRCDLQAAPVILPPSSATSHSRHHGKGSSDGSSVRVEGGDPVDRRGSRGGQSDISKPVIPEVRLSCMETFEDKMDQSSLAGSIQEKDDQDLIDLSSDCTSIPEKHSLLSMSDSDSLVFEPLPPLRIVESDEEYDPNTIISSRLNGSPKVASPASSNTLRLSPVVQVSVEDCASDKTIPDLLVGEEKKPNIVTPSTSLDLPDRQENVCHESPMTLKQKRDLLRKTPRVPDTSLDDMSMTPEEVKTGTGPGTSPSGRTIFLNIPEDKAEALSLPEKSKSNSNDEEEDGDDEEDDDMGDDADSDPKPENTDDNDEAEFKIQIVPRQRKQRKIAVSAIQREYLDISFNTFDKLGGDQTAETDHKVLSLEKPRESASAPTLEAAMPETSHRSSVSTQYRQVKRGSLGTLTMSQLMKRQLEHQSSAPHNISTWETGPTKTSLLSAPSTVSMFVPAPEEFIDEQPTTMSDRCRDCAAVLEEYDEETLSLAVVVLSMFIHLSPDLAAPMLLDIMQSVGRLASSANFSGQAERYETSKQSQPMLIPGNVAGVAKQFLRCMFHQLAPNGILPQLFQSNIKDGSFLRTLASSLIDFNELSSVAALNMLLEGLNNKKNLPAGGTMLHCLDNIATFMEALPMDSPSNLWPTICNQFQTFLTKLPSVLPLKCPMDSSLRIIICLLKIPTTNATRSLLEPFSKLLSFVIQYGIFSLSYLVELCGLCYKAFNKERDKFYMSRIVVLELLQALKFKSSLPDTNLLLLVQFVCADIGTRLAESTIIQKHMISTLPGCTTAAMECMRQYISELLDFIADMHTLTKLKSHMKACCQPLHEDTFGGNLKVGLAQVAAMEISKGNHRDNKAVVRYLPWLYHPPSTMQQGPKEFIECVSHIRQLSWLLLGSLTHCSLHQGSTSCMPIPLDAGSHIADHLIVILIGFPEQSKTSVLHMCSLFHAFMFAQLWTIYCEQAAAAPSLQNQNQTEFSSIAILTGLEFWSRVTPSILQLMAHNKVMVEMVCLHVISLMEALQECNSTIFVKLIPMWLPMIQSNLKHLSAGLQLRLQAIQNRVNHQNLQGQTSGAPPFALRKWLQCTQFKMAQVEIQSSEAASQFYPM; this is translated from the exons ATGTCTACGAAGGCAGAGCAGT TTGCCTCTAAGATACGATACTTGCAAGAGTATCACAACCGAGTGCAACACAATATTTACCCTGTGCCCTCCGGAACAGACAttgcaaacacactgaaatactTTTCCCAAACCCTGCTCAG CATTCTGTCCCGCACAGGCAGGAAGGAGAACCAGGAAGCTTCCAATTTGGCCGTGCCCATGACCATGTGTCTTTTTCCTGTGCCATTCCCACTCACCCCATCTCTAAGACCACAAGTCAGTTCCATCAACCCTACAGTTACTCGCTCCCTCCTTTACAGCGTTCTGCGCGATGCCCCATCAGACCGCGGGGGGCAGGGGCAGCAGAGTCGGGACGCTCAGCTCTCAGAGTACCCCTCTCTGGACTATCAGGGCCTCTATGTGACCCTCGTGACCCTGCTTGACCTGGTGCCCCTGCTGCAGCACGGTCAGCATG ATCTGGGACAGTCCATATTTTACACAACAGCTTGCCTCCTGCCATTTCTCAGTGATGACATTCTCAGCACTTTGCCCTACACTATGATCTCCACCTTAGCCACATTTCCCCCTTTCCTCCACAAAGACATCATTGAGTACCTGAGCACCTCTTTCCTCCCTATGGCTATAT TGGGCTCCACTCGGAGGGAGGCTGGAGTTCCGGCCTATGTCAATTTATCTGCTTCCTCTATGCTCATGATTGCAATGCAATACACCTCAAATCCAG TATATCACTGTCAATTGTTGGAGTGTCTAATGAAGCACAAGCAGGAAGTGTGGAAG GACCTTCTTTATGTCATATCTTATGGCCCGTCACAAGTAAAGCCTCCAGCTGTGCAGATGCTGTTTCATTACTGGCCCAACCTGAAGCCACCAGGAGCCATCAGTGAATATAGAGGCCTGCAGTACACAG CCTGGAACCCTATCCACTGTCAACATATTGAGTGCCACAACGCCATCAATAAACCTGCTGTAAAG ATGTGCATAGACCCAACTCTTTCTGTTGCACTGGGAGACAAGCCCCCCCCTCTTTACATATGTGAGGAGTGCAGCCAGAGGATAGCTGG AGACCACGCTGAATGGCTAGTTGATGTACTCCTGCCCCAAG CAGAAATATCTGCCATTTGTCAAAAGAAG AACTGTAGCTCTCATGTTAGGAGGGCTGTGGTCACCTGCTTCTCAGCTGGCTGCTGTGGGCGCCATGGCAACCGGCCTGTCCGCTACTGCAAGCGTTGCCATGTCAACCACCACAGCAGCGAGGTGGGGGCTGCGGCGGAGACCCATCTTTACCAGACCTCGCCCCCACCCATCAACACGCGGGAGTGTGGAGCCGAGGAGCTTGTGTGCACAGTGGAAGCTGTTATTAG CCTTCTCAAAGAGGCAGAAATTCATGCAGAACAACGTGAGTTTGAGCTGAACAGGCGTCGTCAGATGGGCCTGTCCGCCTCCCACCATTCTCTGGACAACATTGAGTTCGATAACAAGGAGGATGACCAGCATGACCAGCGCCTCCTCAGTCAGTTTGGGATCTGGTTCCTG GTGAGCCTGTGTACTCCTAATGAGAACACACCCACAGAGAGTCTGGCTCGTCTTGTGAGCATGGTCTTTCAGTGGTTTCACTCCACCGCCTACATGATGGATGATGAGGTTGGAAGCCTGGTAGAGAAGCTCAAGCCTCAGTTCGTCACCAAGTGGCTGAAGACAGTGTGTGAAGTGCGCTTTGATGTGATGGTTATGTGTCTGCTGCCTAAACCCGCTGAATTTGCCAGG GTGGGAGGTTACTGGGACAAATCATGTAGCACGGTGACTCAGCTGAAGGAGGGCCTGAACCGCATCCTGTGTCTGATACCTTATAATGTTATCAGTCAGCCACTGTGGGAGTGCTTTATGCCTGAATGGCTGGAGGCCATCCGTACTGAAGTGCCCGACCACCAGCTCAAAGAGTTTCGCGAAGTACTCAG CAAGATGTTTGATATTGAGCTGTGCCCCCTGCCTTTCTCCATGGAGGAAATGTTTGGCTTCATAAGCTGCAGATTCTCTGGCTACCCAGCATCTGTACAAGAGCAGGCTTTGCTGTGGCTACAT GTGTTGTCAGAACTGGACATTGTGGTTCCTCTTCAGCTGCTCATTGGGATGTTCTCAGATGGAGTGAACTCACTGAAGGAGCTGGCCAATCAGAGAAAGGCACGTGTCTCAGATCTGACTGGCAACACTGGAACTCGAAGG TCATGTGTGCTTCGCCTGCAGGTGAGTGTGGTATCTGACCCAGGACGCCGTGGGCAACACAACACCCTCAGCCCTTTCCCCAGCCCCTTCAGGAGCCCATTCCGCAGCCCCCTACGCTGCAGCCCCTTTAAAAACCTGGGTCACGCTACTGGCCACTGCGCCCTGGATCTtgattgtgatgatgatgacatgaATCTTGGCTGCTTCATCCTCATGTTTGACCTCATCCTTAAGCAG ATGGAGCTCCAGGATGATGGTGTGATGCTGGGTCTAGACAGCAGCCTGGGGAAGGATATCGTAGGCATTATCAACAACGTCTTCCAGGCCCCATGGGGGGGCTCACATACCTGTCAGAAGGATGAGAAGGCCCTAGAGTGCAGTCTGTGCCAATCCAGCATCTTGTGCTACCAGCTGGGCTGTGAGCTCCTGGAGAGGCTGACCCCCCGGGAAGAGATACGTCTGGTG GAGCCCACAGATAATTTGGAGGAAACCTTGCTCATGCCTCAACCAGGTTTCTGCTTCGGGGTGGAGAATGAAAGTGAGGAAGGAGACAACCCAAGTGGCACAAACACTGACAACCCAAGTAACCACTCTCCCGATAACGCAC CGATGAAGAACAACTCTGATAAGAAGTTCTCCTACCAGCAGCTGCCTGTCTCCTTGAAGCTTATATACACCATTCTGCAG GAAATGTCAAAGTTCGAGGAGCCTGACATCCTGTTCAACATGCTCAACTGTCTGAAGATCCTGTGTCTGCAAGGAGAGTGTTTGTACATTGCACGTAAGGATCATCCCCAGTTCCTGGCCTATATCCAGGAGAAGATGCTCATCCCGTG tctgTGGTCCATGTTGAAGTCTGAGTTTTGCCAGTTAGCCCATCTGGCTGTCCCTCAGCTCCTTCATGCTCTCTCTTTATCCCATGGGGCCGACATTTTCTGGAACCTCATCAACACAAACTTCAACAACAAAGACTGGAAAATACGATTTGAAGCAG TTGAGAAGGTAGCAGTGTTGTGTCGGTTCCTGGATATTGGTGCAGTGACAAAAAACCACCTGCTGAAATATTCCCTGGCCCATGCTTTCTGCTGCTTCCTGGCGTCTGTGGAAGATGTCAACCCGGCTGTGGCCACCCGGGCCAGACTCCTGCTGGACACCATCAAGAGGCCGGCTCTGCAG GGGTTATGCCTGTGCATGGATTTCCAGTTTGACACTGTGGTGAGGGATCGACCAGTCATTCTCAGCAAACTCCTGCTGTTGCACTTCCTAAAGAAAGACGTTCCTGCACTCAGCTGGGAGTTTTTTGTAAACCGTTTTGAAACATTATCTCTGGAGGCTCAGTTACACCTGGACTGCAACAAGGAATTCCCTTTCCCAACTA CCATCACAGCTGTAAGAACCAATGTAGCCAACCTCAGCGATGCAGCGATGTGGAAGATACGACGAGCTCGTTTTGCCAGGAATCGGCAGAAGAGCGTACGTTCCCTGCGTGACAGTGTAAAGGGACAGACAGTGTCTAAACGGGCTTTTTCACTCCCTGAGTCACTGAGCAACCGTCTTC CACGTTTCCTCCCGCACTTTAACCCTGACGCTTCAGCCCCTCTTGTAGGCCAGACCCCCTCTCCAGAGGACGACAGCATCATCAGAGACCTGCTTCCTGAGGACGCCGGCATAGATCACCAGACGGTACACCAGCTGATCATGGTGCTCATGAAATTTATGTCCAAAGACCAAAGCAGCGCCGAAGCCGACATCGGCAGTGCCAAAGCTTTCAACACTGTTAAGCGTCACCTGTATGTGCTGCTGGGCTACGACCAACAGGAGGGCTGCTTCATGATTGCACCTCAGAAGATGCGCACCTCCACCTGCTTCAACGCCTTCATCGCTGGCATTGCACAA GTGATGGACTACAACATTAGTTTGGGGAAGCAGCTGCTCCCTCTGGTGGTCCAGGTGTTGAAGTACTGCACATGTCCTCAGCTGAGACACTATTTCCAACAACCACCTCGGTGCTCTCTTTGGGCCCTGAAGCCACACATCAGACAGATGTGGCTTAAAGCCCTGCTAGTTATTCTCTATAAG TACCCATATAGAGACATGGATGGCAGTAAAGTGGTCCTCCATCTGATCCACATTACCATCAACACCCTGAATGCCCAGTATCACAGCTGCCGTCCCCATGCCACAGCCGGACCCCTCTACAGTGATAACTCCAACGTGAGCCGCTACAGTGAGAAGGAAAAAG aAGAGGACAGCGTATTCGATGAGTCAGATGTTCACGACACGCCGACCGGTGCTGCTAACAAGGAGTCACAGACCTTCTTTGCCCGCCTCAAGAGGATTGGTGGCAGCAAATCTGTGAAGTACCAGCCAGTAGAGCTGAATGCCAAGAAAA GTGAAATTGAGCTGTCAGAGTACCGTGAATCCAGTGTCCTTCAGGACAGCATTCTGCACTGCGTGAGGGAGGAAAGCACCCGAAAGAAGCGGCTGCAGGCCATGCACAAGCAGAAGTCTCTGGATATTTCTAACACAGACTCCATCCTCTTCAATCTCGATGAACACAGACGGAAATCCTGCATTGATCGCTGTGACTTGCAGGCAGCCCCTGTGATCCTTCCCCCGTCCTCGGCCACATCCCACAGCAGACATCATGGCAAAGGGTCCTCAGATGGCTCTTCAGTTCGGGTGGAGGGCGGTGATCCTGTGGACCGACGAGGCTCTCGAGGTGGCCAGTCTGACATCTCCAAGCCTGTCATTCCAGAGGTCCGTCTAAGCTGCATGGAGACCTTTGAGGACAAGATGGACCAGAGCTCCCTTGCGGGATCAATTCAGGAGAAGGACGACCAAGATCTTATCGATCTCTCCTCTGATTGCACATCCATTCCAGAAAAACACTCCTTACTCTCCATGTCTGATAGCGACTCCTTAGTGTTTGAACCATTACCTCCTTTGAGGATTGTGGAGAGCGATGAGGAATATGACCCTAACACTATCATAAGCTCCAGACTTAATGGCAGTCCAAAGGTCGCTTCTCCTGCCAGCAGTAACACCCTAAGACTGTCTCCAGTGGTTCAGGTAAGTGTAGAGGACTGTGCCAGTGACAAGACCATCCCTGACCTTTTGGTAGGAGAAGAAAAGAAGCCAAACATAGTGACTCCCAGCACCTCGCTGGACCTTCCTGACCGGCAGGAAAATGTCTGCCATGAAAGCCCCATGACCCTGAAGCAGAAGAGAGACCTACTGAGGAAGACCCCGCGTGTCCCTGACACCTCATTAGATGACATGTCAATGACTCCCGAAGAGGTGAAAACTGGGACAGGGCCTGGGACAAGTCCTTCTGGAAGGACCATTTTCTTAAACATCCCAGAAGACAAAGCTGAGGCTCTTTCATTACCGGAGAAAAGCAAGAGCAACAGTAACgatgaagaagaagatggtgatgatgaagaggatgacGACATGGGCGATGACGCAGACAGTGACCCCAAACCTGAGAATACAGACGACAATGACGAGGCAGAGTTTAAAATTCAGATTGTTCCCCGACAGCGGAAGCAGAGGAAGATAGCTGTCAGCGCAATCCAGAGAGAATACTTGGACATCTCATTCAACACATTCGACAAGCTGGGTGGGGACCAGACTGCAGAAACTG ATCACAAAGTTTTGTCACTGGAAAAGCCACGTGAATCTGCCTCAGCCCCAACACTTGAAGCTGCTATGCCTGAAACAAGCCACCGCTCTTCAGTATCAA CTCAGTACCGTCAAGTGAAGCGCGGCTCACTGGGAACTCTGACTATGAGCCAGCTAATGAAGAGACAGCTAGAGCATCAATCCAGCGCACCACACAATATCAGCACCTGGGAAACAG GTCCTACAAAAACTAGTCTACTCTCTGCACCAAGCACAGTCAGCATGTTTGTTCCTGCACCTGAAGAGTTCATTGATGAGCAGCCTACCACAATGTCTGACAG ATGTCGGGACTGCGCGGCTGTGCTGGAGGAATATGACGAGGAGACACTCAGCCTTGCAGTGGTTGTTCTTTCCATGTTCATCCACCTCAGCCCCGATCTGGCAGCTCCCATGCTTCTCGACATCATGCAGTCTGTGGGCAG GTTGGCATCTAGTGCCAATTTTTCTGGACAAGCTGAGAGGTATGAGACTTCAAAGCAGTCACAGCC TATGTTGATCCCAGGGAATGTAGCAGGTGTAGCCAAGCAGTTCCTGCGCTGTATGTTTCACCAGCTGGCTCCTAATGGCATCTTGCCCCAGCTTTTCCAGAGTAACATCAAAG ATGGAAGTTTCCTGCGAACACTTGCATCTTCGCTGATAGATTTCAATGAGCTGAGTTCTGTTGCCGCACTCAATATGCTGCTAGAG GGCCTGAACAACAAGAAGAATTTACCAGCAGGGGGCACAATGCTGCACTGTCTGGACAACATTGCCACCTTCATGGAGGCTCTCCCCATGGATTCTCCTAGCAACCTGTGGCCAACCATCTGCAACCAGTTCCAGACTTTCCTTACAAAGCTGCCCTCTGTGCTTCCTCTGAAG TGCCCCATGGATTCCAGCTTGAGGATTATCATTTGTCTCCTGAAAATCCCAACTACAAATGCTACTCGG AGCCTCCTGGAGCCCTTCTCCAAGCTGCTGAGTTTTGTAATCCAGTATGGCATATTTAGTCTCTCCTACCTCGTAGAACTATGTGGACTGTGTTACAAAGCCTTCAATAAG GAGAGAGATAAGTTCTACATGTCTCGCATTGTGGTGTTAGAGCTTCTCCAGGCTCTCAAGTTCAAGTCTTCTCTGCCAGACACAAACTTGTTACTGCTGGTCCAG tttgtttgtgCAGATATCGGTACTCGGCTAGCAGAATCCACCATCATCCAAAAGCACATGATCTCAACACTGCCGGGG TGCACAACAGCAGCAATGGAATGCATGAGGCAATACATAAGTGAGCTCTTGGACTTCATTGCAGATATGCACACGCTAACCAAACTTAAA AGCCATATGAAGGCTTGTTGTCAGCCACTGCATGAGGACACTTTTGGTGGGAAcctgaaagtgggtttggcacAAGTTGCTGCCATGGAGATCAGTAAAGGAAATCACCGTGATAACAAAGCTGTGGTTCGATATCTTCCCTGGCTTTATCATCCACCATCCACCATGCAACAAgg gcCAAAAGAATTCATTGAGTGTGTGTCCCACATCCGTCAGCTGTCCTGGCTTCTTTTGGGCTCCCTGACACACTGTTCCCTACACCAGGGCTCCACCTCCTGCATGCCCATCCCTCTAGATGCTGGCTCCCACATCGCAGATCATCTTATTGTCATCCTCATTGGCTTCCCAGAACAGTCCAAG ACATCGGTGCTGCACATGTGCTCTCTGTTCCACGCCTTCATGTTCGCACAGCTGTGGACAATCTACTGCGAGCAGGCAGCTGCTGCTCCATCCCTGCAGAACCAGAACCAGACAGAGTTTTCTTCAATCGCCATCCTCACTGGCCTAGAGTTTTGGAGTCGGGTTACACCCAGCATCCTGCAGCTCATGGCACACAATAAAGTG